The following proteins come from a genomic window of Gimesia sp.:
- a CDS encoding hydantoinase/oxoprolinase family protein: protein MYVIGLDVGGANLKAADCDGKAHSVPFPLWKTPELLADALRELLTKLSRPDLVAVTMTGELADCFETKAAGVDQILSAVEAAVTPAPVIVWSTGAEFITTDIAREYPLLAAAANWHALATWVGRMVEEPGGLLIDIGSTTTDIIPLEQGFPVPAGLTDVERLLSGELVYTGGRRTPLAMLSHYVLLRDQQCPLAAESFATTLDLYLLLNMWPENAADLDTANGQPATREAANNRLARSVCCDLTEISTEEVQQMADWLGERHQDQIHRAIDQVLARVTEPVTAVLISGSAVFLAEKIVKSHPVLSQARLTNVAEIFDASVADAACAFAVSRLAAERIQLKE from the coding sequence ATGTATGTAATCGGTCTGGATGTGGGCGGAGCGAATCTGAAGGCGGCGGACTGTGATGGCAAGGCGCACTCCGTCCCATTTCCGCTCTGGAAGACACCGGAATTGTTAGCAGATGCTTTGCGAGAACTGCTGACCAAATTGTCCCGCCCCGACCTGGTTGCGGTAACAATGACCGGCGAACTGGCAGACTGTTTTGAAACGAAAGCCGCGGGCGTGGATCAGATCCTGTCTGCCGTCGAAGCCGCGGTAACGCCGGCTCCGGTCATTGTCTGGTCGACGGGAGCTGAGTTCATCACGACTGACATTGCTCGCGAATATCCTCTGCTGGCAGCGGCAGCGAACTGGCATGCCCTGGCTACCTGGGTCGGACGGATGGTTGAGGAACCGGGAGGCCTGCTGATCGATATCGGCTCGACAACGACAGACATTATTCCACTGGAGCAGGGCTTTCCGGTGCCGGCAGGGCTGACGGATGTAGAACGACTGCTCTCGGGAGAGCTGGTTTATACCGGGGGGCGACGGACGCCTCTCGCCATGCTTTCGCACTACGTTCTGCTTCGAGACCAGCAGTGTCCTCTGGCAGCAGAGAGCTTCGCGACGACCCTCGATTTATACCTGTTACTGAACATGTGGCCCGAGAATGCCGCCGACCTGGATACCGCCAACGGCCAGCCAGCGACCCGGGAAGCAGCCAATAATCGCCTGGCCCGTTCCGTCTGCTGTGATTTAACAGAAATTTCAACAGAAGAAGTACAGCAGATGGCGGATTGGCTGGGGGAGCGTCATCAGGACCAGATCCATCGGGCCATCGATCAGGTACTGGCTCGCGTCACAGAGCCGGTCACAGCCGTTCTCATCAGTGGAAGTGCTGTCTTTTTGGCGGAAAAGATCGTTAAATCTCATCCGGTGCTCAGTCAGGCCCGATTGACGAACGTGGCGGAAATCTTTGATGCTTCCGTTGCTGATGCAGCCTGTGCATTCGCAGTATCCCGCCTGGCGGCAGAGCGTATTCAGCTGAAAGAATGA
- a CDS encoding sugar phosphate isomerase/epimerase family protein, with amino-acid sequence MSQSESGNVVPSKETTRRAFLQQTSATLLAGSVLQPLAGFAGEEKNSGKQARIKKAVKYQMITEKIPVMDKFKMLKDLGFDGTEIHYRTRVDPKEVRKAIDATGVQVHGFLNSSRDELKDSIDQAKYYGGTSVLVVAGRVDQDNPYDVVYKQQQAKLRKHLPYAEKQGIKLLVENVWNNFLLSPLEMARFIDELESPAAGVYFDVGNVVRFGWPDQWIRILGPRIVKLDIKEYSRTKQKDEGLWKGFQVEITEGDCNWPEVRQALKDIGYTQGWATAEVKGGDRQRLQDISERMDRALDLA; translated from the coding sequence ATGTCGCAATCAGAATCCGGGAACGTGGTTCCCTCGAAAGAAACAACACGCAGAGCATTTTTGCAGCAGACCTCTGCCACCTTGCTGGCCGGTTCCGTCTTGCAGCCGCTGGCTGGATTCGCTGGCGAAGAAAAGAACTCCGGCAAACAGGCCCGCATTAAGAAAGCGGTCAAGTATCAGATGATTACCGAGAAAATTCCGGTAATGGACAAGTTCAAAATGCTCAAGGATCTGGGCTTCGACGGAACCGAGATTCATTACCGTACCAGGGTCGATCCTAAAGAAGTTCGTAAAGCCATCGACGCCACGGGAGTGCAGGTCCACGGCTTTCTGAACAGCAGCCGCGACGAACTCAAAGACTCAATCGATCAGGCGAAATACTACGGGGGCACCAGTGTGCTGGTGGTGGCAGGACGAGTCGACCAGGATAATCCCTACGATGTCGTCTACAAGCAGCAGCAGGCCAAGCTGAGGAAACATCTACCTTATGCAGAGAAGCAGGGCATTAAACTGCTGGTTGAAAATGTGTGGAATAACTTCCTGCTCAGCCCCCTGGAGATGGCCCGCTTCATCGATGAACTGGAGAGCCCGGCGGCGGGCGTGTATTTCGATGTCGGGAACGTAGTCCGCTTCGGCTGGCCCGATCAGTGGATTCGCATCCTGGGCCCTCGCATCGTCAAACTCGATATCAAAGAATACAGTCGCACAAAGCAGAAGGATGAGGGACTCTGGAAAGGTTTCCAGGTCGAAATCACCGAAGGGGACTGTAACTGGCCCGAAGTCCGTCAGGCGCTTAAGGATATCGGCTACACACAGGGCTGGGCCACCGCGGAAGTCAAAGGCGGCGATCGCCAGAGATTACAGGATATTTCCGAACGCATGGATCGCGCTCTTGATCTTGCTTGA
- a CDS encoding ATP-grasp domain-containing protein produces the protein MLSTVFVSEYLCSGGCPLAESEPSLLAEGTAMLEAVLSDLLQIPGIQVQTCVQPGLLTAPEFQQAEQEQRLYIQRVIQPEAEPEYFRQACLQADLVWVIAPEFDDLLLTRTRWAVETGACVLGPDPATIQLTSDKWQLYQVLQKAGIPTIETALLTEAAELPARFPCLVKHRWGAGGMGLLRFNQPEEWHNWFAGRQAGAADLIWQPWLEGKSLSAAALIQDARCEQLPIGEQILSWEPRFLYRGGRIPARLEPDATSAIQKLIFQTCDLLPGLAGYVGFDILLPDRAPLSPVLVEINPRLTTAYTGYRRLTPDNLAARVTGFSAGASNLKWNLEQAVSFQPDGSFQRLS, from the coding sequence ATGTTATCGACCGTTTTTGTCTCCGAATATCTCTGCAGTGGCGGCTGTCCGCTGGCGGAGTCTGAGCCCTCCCTGCTGGCTGAAGGGACCGCGATGCTGGAAGCGGTTCTCTCCGATCTGTTGCAGATTCCCGGGATTCAGGTTCAAACCTGCGTACAGCCGGGACTGCTGACCGCTCCGGAATTTCAGCAGGCGGAACAGGAGCAGCGCCTTTACATCCAGCGCGTGATTCAACCCGAGGCCGAACCGGAGTATTTTCGTCAGGCCTGTCTGCAGGCCGATCTGGTCTGGGTGATTGCCCCCGAATTTGATGATCTACTGCTAACCAGAACCCGCTGGGCCGTGGAAACCGGAGCCTGTGTGCTCGGGCCCGACCCGGCCACGATTCAACTGACCTCTGATAAGTGGCAGCTCTATCAGGTATTGCAGAAAGCGGGCATCCCCACAATTGAGACCGCATTGCTGACTGAAGCAGCCGAGCTTCCCGCCCGCTTTCCCTGTCTGGTCAAACATCGCTGGGGAGCAGGCGGCATGGGATTACTGCGATTCAACCAACCGGAGGAGTGGCACAACTGGTTTGCTGGGAGACAGGCAGGCGCAGCTGACTTGATCTGGCAGCCCTGGCTGGAAGGAAAATCACTTTCTGCAGCGGCTCTGATTCAGGACGCACGCTGTGAACAGTTACCAATCGGAGAACAGATTCTCTCTTGGGAACCAAGGTTTCTCTACCGGGGAGGGCGGATTCCCGCGCGACTGGAACCTGACGCCACATCCGCGATTCAGAAGTTAATCTTTCAAACCTGTGATCTGCTGCCCGGACTTGCGGGATACGTGGGCTTTGATATTCTGTTGCCTGACCGGGCACCGCTTTCACCTGTACTCGTGGAAATCAATCCGCGGCTGACGACCGCTTACACCGGTTATCGACGGTTGACTCCCGACAATCTGGCTGCACGGGTGACAGGTTTCTCCGCGGGAGCGTCCAACCTGAAGTGGAATTTAGAGCAAGCTGTGTCCTTCCAGCCTGATGGAAGTTTCCAACGGCTTTCGTAA
- a CDS encoding Gfo/Idh/MocA family oxidoreductase, with amino-acid sequence MKQSLATLATTGLVVNPALTSGAFAASTELIKVGLVGCGGRGTGAAAQTLRADPNVELVALADAFGDQLEQSYQNLKKTEVQDRVKVDAEHKFVGFDAYQKLIDSGVDLVLLATPPHFRPQQLKACIDAGKHVFCEKPVAVDAPGIRSVLETTKEAKRKNLTIVSGLCWRYETGMQQMVDKIHNGGIGDIVSMQSIRYLGGVAKMAKRKPEWSDMEYQMRNWYYYTWLSGDFNTEQFVHELDKQSWVMGEYPVKCYSTGGRQTRTAPEYGHIYDHFSTVYEYANGTKFLASTRHQQGCSSMFVDTVSGTEGTATLMKYQIEGKNPWKGARRRTNMHQLEHNEMYKALRNGEVINNGEYMANSSMMGIIARMSAYTGKTLTWEQAMNSKEDLSPEKYDMAMSLPEPPVAMPGVTPFV; translated from the coding sequence ATGAAACAATCACTGGCCACGCTGGCGACAACCGGGCTGGTTGTGAATCCCGCATTGACCTCGGGTGCATTTGCTGCCAGTACCGAACTGATCAAAGTCGGTCTCGTCGGCTGTGGTGGTCGTGGAACAGGGGCAGCGGCTCAGACTCTGCGTGCCGATCCCAATGTGGAACTTGTGGCACTTGCAGATGCATTCGGCGATCAACTGGAACAGAGCTATCAGAACCTGAAGAAAACCGAAGTTCAGGATCGGGTCAAAGTCGATGCAGAACACAAGTTCGTCGGTTTCGACGCCTATCAGAAACTGATCGATTCCGGTGTGGACCTGGTGCTGCTGGCAACACCTCCCCACTTCCGCCCGCAGCAGTTGAAAGCCTGTATCGATGCCGGCAAGCACGTCTTCTGTGAGAAACCAGTTGCCGTCGATGCTCCCGGTATCCGTTCCGTGCTCGAAACCACCAAAGAAGCCAAACGAAAAAATCTGACCATCGTTTCCGGTCTGTGCTGGCGTTACGAAACCGGAATGCAGCAGATGGTCGATAAAATTCATAACGGCGGTATCGGAGACATTGTCTCCATGCAGAGCATCCGCTACCTGGGCGGCGTCGCCAAAATGGCCAAACGCAAACCCGAATGGTCCGACATGGAATACCAGATGCGGAACTGGTACTACTACACATGGCTGTCCGGTGATTTCAATACCGAACAGTTCGTGCATGAACTGGATAAACAGTCCTGGGTTATGGGCGAATATCCCGTCAAGTGCTACAGTACAGGCGGTCGCCAGACACGGACTGCACCTGAGTACGGTCACATCTACGACCACTTCAGCACGGTTTACGAATACGCCAACGGAACCAAGTTCCTCGCTTCCACCCGGCATCAGCAGGGCTGCAGTTCCATGTTTGTAGATACTGTTTCCGGAACCGAAGGCACTGCGACACTGATGAAGTATCAGATCGAAGGCAAGAACCCCTGGAAAGGAGCCCGCCGACGTACCAACATGCATCAGCTGGAACACAACGAAATGTACAAAGCCCTGCGGAATGGCGAAGTCATCAACAACGGTGAGTACATGGCTAACAGCTCCATGATGGGCATCATTGCCCGCATGTCAGCCTATACCGGCAAGACCCTCACCTGGGAACAGGCGATGAACTCCAAAGAAGATCTCTCGCCGGAGAAATATGATATGGCTATGTCACTCCCCGAGCCCCCCGTGGCCATGCCGGGTGTGACTCCATTCGTCTAA